The segment TTCTGGCTGTCGGCGTTCAGCCACTCCTTAAAGCCGGTGACGAACTCCTTGGCTGCGCCGGAATCATCGTTCTCGTCGAAGAAGGTAGAGCAGTAGACCTGCACGCTGGTGCCCTTCTGTGCGTCCAGAATAACGCTGGACTCCCATGTGTCGCCTGCGGTAATGGGCTTGTCAAAGCCTGCAGAGGCGGCCTGTGTGATGATCTGGGCGGCATAGGTGGTGGCGCAAGGTGCAAAGATCACATCTGCACCGGCGTTGATGGCGTTCTGGATGTAGGCAGAAAAGTCCGAGGTGCCCTCGGGGAACTGCTCGCTGGTAACAGTGCCGCCCAGATCCTCAAAAGCGTTGACGAAGTAGGTGGCCAGACCGGAGCCGTAGTCCTCGCCCAGCATGCTCAGCACGTAGGCGTTGGCAGCACTGAACTCATCCTTTGCAAAGTTTGCCATGACCGAGCCCTGGAACGGGTCAAGGAAGCAGACACGGAAGTAGTAGGGGTTGGCCTCGGTCACGGCGGGGTTGGTGCAGGAGCAGCCGATGGCCGGGATGGAAGCGGACTGGAAGGTGGGAGCGGCTGCAATGGAAACACCGGAGCCGTAGCTGCCCAGCACGATGGACACCTTCTTGGAGACCAGCTCCTGTGCAGCAGTCACGGCCTTATCGGTGCTGGACTGGTTATCCACCTCTACCAGTTCAACGTTATAAGTCTCACCGCCGATCTCCACGGTGGGAGCAAGGCTGTTGGCGTACTCGACGCCCAGCACTTCCTGCTTGCCGCCTGCGCCATTATCACCGGAAGCTGGCTCAAACACGCCAACGCGGATGGTCTTGCCGCCTGCAGAAGAGCCGCTTGCGGAACCGCCAGAAGAAGAGCAGCCTGCCAGAGCTGCCGCAGCTGCGGTAATGCCTGCAGCCTTCAGAAAATCACGGCGAGAAATGAATGCTTTCATAAGAAACGCCTCCTCTAATTTCTTAACACTTTCCCAGAAAAACAAAAAGCCCGCAATGGCGCACGTGACCTGAAGGCCTGCACCATTGCGGGTTCCTGACATTGTTTTAGCACAGCCGGGCGGCATTGTCCAGCAGAAAATGCATTCCGGGCAAAACTTTGGCAGATGAGAAGAATCTGCCGCGCTTTTTGCAGAGGCATTTTGTTCACTTTTTGCAAGAAGTGTACTCCGTGGAAAAACAGAAACTGCCCGCAGTGGTTTGCACCACGGACAGCGTTTGCGAAAAAATCACGAGAAGTCGGACTTTTAATGCCTGCCTGACTGCGCAAAAGAAAATGCACCCGGCTGCTGTGGTCCTGCCCACACGCCGGGTGCATTTTTATGTTCAGAATAATTACAGGTCGCTGCGGGGCAAAGCCGCCATGGCCCAGAAATCCAGCTCATACACAGAGCAGGCATGGAAGATCTCGCGGCAGCGGGCAAGGCGCTCCGGGCTCAGGCCCTTACAGGTCTTTTCTGCAAATGCAGCCCAGTCGCGGCAGGCTTCCTCGTAGTCCCTGCCTGCATAGTCTGCCACCAGCGCACCATAGGGGGCATCCTGCACAGCGGGGTGCTCTTTCAGCAGCTTCTGGAAGATCCAGCTGTAGCTCAGCATGCAGGGCAGGCAGGCCATCATGCACTCGGCTGCGTCCTCGCTGTTTCTGGCGGTGTCGATCATGTAGTCCACATAGGCGCGGTTCTCCGGCCGCAGCGGCAGGCTCTGGATGCCCTCATCGGTCAGCCCGAACTGCCTCAGGCAGCGCAGGCGTTCGGCGTCCTCGTTCTCGTTTACGAAGGACAGCAGGGAATAGTAGGTGCGGATGGTCTGCATATCTGCCGCCTTGGTCATGCCCCATGCGAACACCTTGGCATATTCCCGCAGGTAAAGGCTGTCCTCTACAATGTAGCCCTTAAAGCAGGCTTCGTCCAGCGTGCCGTCCGCAAGTCTTTCCAGAAATTCCGAATGCAGGCACTGCTCCCACACGGGCAGGCTTTCCTGTACCAGCTGCTGCACAAAAGACTGCTCACTCACCAACAAATTCTCCCTTCAGTGCAAACATGTGGTTCATGGGGCCGGAGCCATGGCCCAGATCCAGCATGGCAGAAAGACAGCCGGAAATATAGGCTTTTGCCCGCTCCACAGAAGTATCCAGATCATAGCCCTTTGCCAGATTGGATGCAATGGCGCTGGACAGGGTGCAGCCGGTGCCGTGCGTATTGGGGTTGTCAATGCGTCTGCCCCGGAACCACTTGCCGCAGCCGTTCCGCCACAGCAGGTCGTCGGCGTCATTGATCTGGTGGCCGCCCTTGCACAGCACGGCGCAGTGATATTTTTCACTGATGCGCTGTGCGGCAGCTTCCATGCCTGCCGCGTCGGTGATCTTCATGCCGGAGAGGATCTCGGCCTCCGGGATATTGGGGGTGACGACCTCTGCCATGGGCAGCAGCTTTTCGGTCAGTGCCTGCACGGCGTCATCCCGCAGCAGCTTGGAACCGGAGGTGGCTACCATCACGGGATCCACCACGATATGCTTTGCATCATAGCTGCGCAGCTTCTCAGCAATTACCCCGATCAGCTCAGCCGAGGATACCATGCCGATCTTGACGGCGTCCGGGTAGATGTCGGTAAAAATGGCGTCGATCTCCTGCGCCAGAAATTCCGGGGTGGCTTCAAAAATGCCGGTAACACCGGTGGTGTTCTGGGCGGTCAGGGCGGTGATGGCGCTCATGGCATACACGCCGTTGGCGGTCATGGTCTTGATATCGGCCTGAATGCCGGCACCGCCGCTGGAATCGCTGCCGGCAATGGTCAATGCGGTTTTCATAGCAATAACTTCCTTTGCATCAAAATGCGGAAATGCCCACAAGGAGACATTTCCGCATGCTGAAGCAGTGGTATCTCCCTACGTTGGCATTATCCAAATCAGGTCACAGGTCTGGGCAGACAGCCCACTCTCAGCCTGCTTTTGCAAGCTCCCTTTTCTGTGCACAAGCATACCACAGTGCAGCTTTATTTGCAAGTAGTGCCGGGCTTTGCAAAGCGTAGCGAACGTGGTAAAATGAGAAAAAACAAAAAGGGGAAACACCATGAACATTACAGTCTATCTTGGGGCAAATGAAGGCAGCGATCCGGCATTGGCAGCGGCTGTCCGGGAGCTGGGCAGCTGGATCGGCGCAAACGGGCATCACCTTGTATACGGCGGTTCCCGCAGCGGTCTGATGGGCCTGCTGGCGCAGAGCGCACTGGATGCGGGCGGCACCGTGACCGGTGTAGAGCCGCAGTTTTTTATTCAGCAGGAGCTGCAGCATGATGGCCTGACCGAATTGATCGTTACCAGAGACATGGCTGAGCGCAAGACGAAGATGATCGAGCTGGGGGATGCCTTTATCGCATTCCCCGGCGGCACCGGCACGCTGGAAGAAATTGCAGAAGTGATGTCCCGGGTCTCGCTGGGTCAGTTGGATGCGCCCTGCATCCTTTATGATCTGAACGGCTACTACGACAGCCTGAAGGCACTGCTGGACAAAATGATCGAGAAGGGGCTTTCCACGCCGCAGCGCCAGCGGGGCATCCGATTTGCGGCGAATCTGGAAGAGATCACAACAATTTTGAATAAAGCCTAAAAGGGAACGCTTCTCACGGCCGGGAAGCGTTCCCTTTTTATATCATTCTCCCAGAGCAGTGCGGATATTTGCCAGCACCTTCTGGCTCAGCAGCACAAAGGCCTGCTTGGTGCGCCCGGCGGAAACATTGGCGCAGTGTACGTTCTCGCGTTCAAAAAAGCCCTCGCCCACCGGGCCTGCAGCGGCGCGGGTATCGCAGAAGAAATGGGTGCCTGGCAGAGTGAGCCAATCTTCCAGTGCGGCCGAGTCAAAGCCCGGACCGATGGAGGTGTTGAACAGCACCTTTCCCTCGCCCAGCTGCGCAAATTCGTCTTTGCCCAGCAGCAGGACGTTTTTGTTCAGGCAGGTGAACACCACCTCGCTCTCGGTCAGCAGCTGTGCCAGCGGCTTGTAGGCCATGCCGGAGGCTTCGGCATCGGACTTGCGGGTGCGGCTGTAATAGGCAATGTCGGCACCCATAAACTGCAGCGCATCGGCGATCATTTTGCCGGACACACCCAGCCCGACGATGCCGACCTTCAGCCCGGTGATCTCCACAGGCTCGTCCCGCAGCATGGGCATTCCAAAACCGTGCAGGATGCCGATGAGCTCGTGCAGAACGTACTCCACAACGCCGCGGTCGCCGTAGTCCCGGATGCCCAGCACTTTGATGCTGCGGGTGCGGGCATAGGCGATATCTACGTTGGCGCTCTCCTCCGAGTACAGACTGCAGCACATGCCGATGTAACGGATATTCGGGCAGCGCTCGATCACGCTTTTGCCCATGCGGGAGGTATAGCTCAGAAGCGCGGCATCTGCATCCCCGATACGCCGCACGATCTCGTCATCGTCCGCCGGGATATCGCGGTACAGGGTCACCTCTTCTGCATACTGATGCAGCTCCTGTTCAGCGGAGGGGATCAGGCTGACCGGCTCAATGGCTACCAGTTTATGGAACATGTGCAGATCCTCCTTTTAATAGAAACACACAGGGGAAGCGAGATTGCGCAGCAGGGAAACCACACTCCAGCCAGCAATGGCGCTGGTGGAAGAGCAGATGTCCACCACAGCCTTCACACCCTCGATCTCGGCAGTGATGCGGTGATCGTCACCCACCCAGCCGGGGACCGAATGCATGGTCACGCCGGTGATCTCCGGGCCGGTGGTGGCCAGAGAGGTGGCCACGGCTACGTTGACCCGGCGCGGGAAGGTGGCAATGGCTTGCTTGGCATTGCCGGTGAACACAGTGGTCTTTTCCGTATCGGTGAGCAGGTGCTCCTCCCATACGGGCGTGTTGCGGAAGCCCCTTGCGCCGGTGTGGGTCTCGATGCCTGCGGTCTCGGCCAGCTGCTGGGCCTGAGCCATCAGGGTGACGGTCTGCAGTACATCAAAGCCGCCGATGGCACCGCTTGCCAGATGCACCTTGGCATCACCCTCTGCGGCAGCGGCCTTGACCTGCTCATAAAAGGCAAGGTCTGCAAACGCGCCAATGGAAATGATGACCAGGTTCACGCCTTTTTTCAGCACAGGCACAGCCATGGCGCGCACAGCCTCCACCGAAGCGGTCTCCACGATGTACTCTGGCTCCAGCGCCAGCAGAGCATCCACATCGTCACACACGGCACAGCCCACTGTTTCGGCAGTCTTTTCTGCCGAAGCACGGGTGCGGCTGGTCACGCCCACCAGCTCGTAGTCCGGCAGAAGACCGTTCTTCCATGCATCGGCCACAATGTTGCCCAGAAATCCGCAGCCTACGATACCAAATTTTGTTTTCATATCCTAAACTCCTTTTTCTGCTTTTTCCAAAGAAAGCAGCATATTCCATTAAAGTATATCATATGAAAACAAAAAATGATATAATAAGGTGCAAGAAAGGAGAAAGCTATGTCGAAAACAAAGGAGCTTTTCTGGACGTTTTTCAAAATTGGAGCGTTCACGTTTGGCGGCGGCTATGCCATGGTGGCTTTGCTGCAGAATGAATTTGTGGAAGAGAAAAAGTGGTTGACAAAAGAAGAATTTCTGGACATGGTGGCAATTGCGGAGTCTACGCCCGGCCCGGTGGCGGTGAACAGTGCCACCTATATCGGCTACAAGATCGAGGGTGCGGCAGGCGCGGCGGCGTCCACGGTGGCGGTGTGTCTCCCGTCCTTCGCGGTCATTTATCTGATCTCGCTGTTCTTTGACCAGTTCCTCCGCCTTTCGGTGGTGGCAAGTGCGTTCCACGGTATTCAGGTGTGTGTGATCTATCTGATCCTTTCCGCCGGACTGAAGATGCTGAAGGAGCTGGAACACAGCGTCTTCAATATCGTCATCCTGACCACGGTTGCGGCAGCGATGGTGGGCTGTTCCATTGCAGCAGTGTCCTTCTCTTCCATTTTTTACATCCTGTTCAGCGGTGCGGCCGGGCTGCTGGTGTATGCAGTACAGCAGCTGCGGAAGGGGGAGAAGAAGCCGTGATCTATGTAGAACTTTTCTGGAATTTCCTCGTGATCGGTGCGCTGTCCTTCGGCGGCGGCTACGGGATGATCTCGCTGGTGCGGGAAACGGTCTTAGGACACGGCTGGCTGACGGAAGGCGAATTTCTCAGCTTCATTGCCGTGTCGGAATCCACACCCGGCCCGCTGGCCATCAATATGGCCACCTTCATCGGTGCTTCACAGGGCGGCTTCTGGGGTGCGCTGTGCGCGACATTGGGCGTGGTGCTGCCGTCCTTTGTCATTATCCTGCTCGTTGCATCGGTGCTGCAGAACCTGATGAAGTATGCGGGAGTCAACGCAGTTCTTGGCGGCGTTCGTCCCTGTGTGGTGGCGATGATCCTGGCAACTGCTGTCAACATGGCGCTTTCTACGCTGGCCGGGTTTGCAGCGGACAAGGCAGGCATTGCACCGGATCTCCGTTCCATTGTGGTGTTCCTGCTGCTGTGGGGGCTGCATGCCCTTTGCCGCCGGAAAAAGGGCAAAGCACCATCGCCCATTGGGATGATCCTGCTCTCTGCAGGACTGGGGATCCTGTTCTGGGGAATATAAGAATAAGCATTGCACGCTGCCTGAGGGGCATCCTGCTTCGGATGGCAGCTCCTGAAAAATGCGCCGGGAGGTTCCCAATAAACCTTTCCGGCGCATTTTTGCTGCAAAAAAACCGGGCACAGAAAAAGTTCCGTGCCCGGTTTGATCGTTCCTTGAACTAAGAGTGCTGCCTGAATTATGCGGCAACAGAAGAAGCA is part of the Faecalibacterium sp. HTF-F genome and harbors:
- a CDS encoding aspartate dehydrogenase domain-containing protein, encoding MKTKFGIVGCGFLGNIVADAWKNGLLPDYELVGVTSRTRASAEKTAETVGCAVCDDVDALLALEPEYIVETASVEAVRAMAVPVLKKGVNLVIISIGAFADLAFYEQVKAAAAEGDAKVHLASGAIGGFDVLQTVTLMAQAQQLAETAGIETHTGARGFRNTPVWEEHLLTDTEKTTVFTGNAKQAIATFPRRVNVAVATSLATTGPEITGVTMHSVPGWVGDDHRITAEIEGVKAVVDICSSTSAIAGWSVVSLLRNLASPVCFY
- the thiD gene encoding bifunctional hydroxymethylpyrimidine kinase/phosphomethylpyrimidine kinase; its protein translation is MKTALTIAGSDSSGGAGIQADIKTMTANGVYAMSAITALTAQNTTGVTGIFEATPEFLAQEIDAIFTDIYPDAVKIGMVSSAELIGVIAEKLRSYDAKHIVVDPVMVATSGSKLLRDDAVQALTEKLLPMAEVVTPNIPEAEILSGMKITDAAGMEAAAQRISEKYHCAVLCKGGHQINDADDLLWRNGCGKWFRGRRIDNPNTHGTGCTLSSAIASNLAKGYDLDTSVERAKAYISGCLSAMLDLGHGSGPMNHMFALKGEFVGE
- a CDS encoding ABC transporter substrate-binding protein: MKAFISRRDFLKAAGITAAAAALAGCSSSGGSASGSSAGGKTIRVGVFEPASGDNGAGGKQEVLGVEYANSLAPTVEIGGETYNVELVEVDNQSSTDKAVTAAQELVSKKVSIVLGSYGSGVSIAAAPTFQSASIPAIGCSCTNPAVTEANPYYFRVCFLDPFQGSVMANFAKDEFSAANAYVLSMLGEDYGSGLATYFVNAFEDLGGTVTSEQFPEGTSDFSAYIQNAINAGADVIFAPCATTYAAQIITQAASAGFDKPITAGDTWESSVILDAQKGTSVQVYCSTFFDENDDSGAAKEFVTGFKEWLNADSQKLTNNGGNDIVAAVSALGYDAYMVALEAIKAAGSTDGTAIRDALYGVNYDGVTGSITFDQTTGDANKDMAYIKKAADGAFEFVKTQSVEG
- a CDS encoding NAD(P)-dependent oxidoreductase, with amino-acid sequence MFHKLVAIEPVSLIPSAEQELHQYAEEVTLYRDIPADDDEIVRRIGDADAALLSYTSRMGKSVIERCPNIRYIGMCCSLYSEESANVDIAYARTRSIKVLGIRDYGDRGVVEYVLHELIGILHGFGMPMLRDEPVEITGLKVGIVGLGVSGKMIADALQFMGADIAYYSRTRKSDAEASGMAYKPLAQLLTESEVVFTCLNKNVLLLGKDEFAQLGEGKVLFNTSIGPGFDSAALEDWLTLPGTHFFCDTRAAAGPVGEGFFERENVHCANVSAGRTKQAFVLLSQKVLANIRTALGE
- a CDS encoding TENA/THI-4 family protein, with amino-acid sequence MSEQSFVQQLVQESLPVWEQCLHSEFLERLADGTLDEACFKGYIVEDSLYLREYAKVFAWGMTKAADMQTIRTYYSLLSFVNENEDAERLRCLRQFGLTDEGIQSLPLRPENRAYVDYMIDTARNSEDAAECMMACLPCMLSYSWIFQKLLKEHPAVQDAPYGALVADYAGRDYEEACRDWAAFAEKTCKGLSPERLARCREIFHACSVYELDFWAMAALPRSDL
- a CDS encoding TIGR00730 family Rossman fold protein codes for the protein MNITVYLGANEGSDPALAAAVRELGSWIGANGHHLVYGGSRSGLMGLLAQSALDAGGTVTGVEPQFFIQQELQHDGLTELIVTRDMAERKTKMIELGDAFIAFPGGTGTLEEIAEVMSRVSLGQLDAPCILYDLNGYYDSLKALLDKMIEKGLSTPQRQRGIRFAANLEEITTILNKA
- a CDS encoding chromate transporter, producing MSKTKELFWTFFKIGAFTFGGGYAMVALLQNEFVEEKKWLTKEEFLDMVAIAESTPGPVAVNSATYIGYKIEGAAGAAASTVAVCLPSFAVIYLISLFFDQFLRLSVVASAFHGIQVCVIYLILSAGLKMLKELEHSVFNIVILTTVAAAMVGCSIAAVSFSSIFYILFSGAAGLLVYAVQQLRKGEKKP
- a CDS encoding chromate transporter, whose translation is MIYVELFWNFLVIGALSFGGGYGMISLVRETVLGHGWLTEGEFLSFIAVSESTPGPLAINMATFIGASQGGFWGALCATLGVVLPSFVIILLVASVLQNLMKYAGVNAVLGGVRPCVVAMILATAVNMALSTLAGFAADKAGIAPDLRSIVVFLLLWGLHALCRRKKGKAPSPIGMILLSAGLGILFWGI